Part of the Sander lucioperca isolate FBNREF2018 chromosome 1, SLUC_FBN_1.2, whole genome shotgun sequence genome is shown below.
AACCCAAGGACACCTCCGTGGTAGCGACTTGTCAATAACAAagtagccacgccctaaaacataCCCTGCTATATTgcatattttacttttaaatggGAAtgataatttacaaaatgagcaacatgcatttttttaaagcagccatattatgctcattttcaggttcataattgtattttaaggttgtaccagaataggtttacatggtttaattttcaaaaaacaccatatttttgttgtactgcaccgctctctctcactgctgcagatcctcttttcacctggtctctgttttagctacagagtgagacctcttttcttcttcttcttctgtactatctttgattgcactgcacatgcccagtagctcagatgtagatcatgtcagctagctagctccatagacagtaaaagaaaggctgtttctacagcttcggtcagttacaaggcaggattagctgggagacttctaaatgagggcgcacatgtaagtagttcttttgtagattatggtgaacttgtgtgtgttgtagcagtgctttgctactgagaacgaggtagcatgctagcgttagcatgctagcgttagcattagcgttagcatgctaacgctacgagctaatggttgcggttagcctgctcgtttcggcttgtgacgtcacaagccgtgccgattctgaacagctcacccagagactgaaggcaggacacattcagaaactgtatctcactctaaacagcatggatggatttttttcaaagtttgtatgtgtgtggaagcaccagagacacaacataacaccccaaatcccagaaaaactgattttttcataatatgggcactttaagacttCAAATTGGAGATTAAAACCATAAAGTCATTAGAAAAATGTTTActaaggtaataaatcaagtgagaagtagggtcattttctcgTAGATTTCTACTGTATACAATTGGACTTCTTTTTGCATGAAGTCCTTCAAACCACACATcgatataggttgtttattcctaccctctaaaaCGACCcataggagcgtttcataaataaGCACCCCTAGAGGGAACAGGAAatatgacccacaggagcgcTTTCCATCCTCAACCATAGAACGTAACGGCTTTTGAATGCGTCATCAGCGTGAGTTGTGGTTGGgcacaaaaaaaatcatggtttgggttaaaatcattGACATGTATTATATTACTTCACTTCAGGTTATGCACTTTACACAGAACATGTTTCCTTTttctgtaaagtaaaaaaagttaCTGTTCACAGGAATTAAACCCCGGTCTCCTCGGTGAAATTCCTGTTATCACTTCCCCAACATACCTTATGCAGAATTGGGCACGCTTTACTTCGTCACCTCACGTCTTGTtgctttgctcccatcataaTTACTTCAGTCACTGGAGGGCGCCACCACTGTAAAAGTAATATGAGTGGTAATTAACAAACAACTTATGTGGGCGTTTTTTTCAGGGGCGGGCAGTCTCTTGGAAGTGGAGTTGCTCCTTGCTGGCCATTAAAAAGAATGCAGCAATAGTGGGACATATTAGCAAGAATTGGTATATATTGGTATGTACTGTATGGGTAGGGGTGGTATCTTTTTAAAGGGTGTACATGCAGTTGGCATACAGCCACAATATATATAAACAGCATGCCAGTAAGAATCACGCTGGTCAATCTTGGAGCTGATGCTTAATAAAGATGCAGCAGAGGATACCAAGAAAATAACTTTAAATATGTCTTGCAACAGTCAAAGtcaaagttgaaaaaagaaaaaaacagaaaaagcatTTGGTACCACAAGCAGCAATAGCCACCATGTTAGTGCTGTTAGTGCACCATACATAATACTACATTTTATTAACACTAAAGGAAAGGAAAATTCCATTTCAGATTCAAAAGGCTGAGTGACTATGCCTTCCAGAAATGAAACGCAAAATAATGTTGaatgttaaataataaaaatagccATTTTTATTAACATCAAATAGTTGATGAGAATGAGAGGTATTACACTTCACACAGACAAGGTCAAAACCAGTGTGGCAGGAAATCCACTTTGATCTTATGTCTGTTATAGCCAATCAGACACAAGATGCATTTGATGATCTGACCTATCAGGTTCATCTCACCTCCTTCACTCATAAAATAACCAACAAGTCTCCTCACAAGACACAATGTCAAGATGATGATGATCGTGTTGTGGGTTACACTGCTTCTCCTTCACCAGGGATGTAAGTGCTATACAAtaataactgaatattttataATTCATCTGTATCTACATGCAATCTATGTACAGTATTGTGCTTCGTGTATGAACACTTTAAGTTTTTTCAGATCTTTACTACACTTATCATTTACTGTTTAATGTCTtgtacattttaattgaatCTAGATACGCTGACTCCAGTGACCACAGTTCATCTTGGTGAACCTGCCACCTTGACATGTGTTTTCTCTAATAAAGAGTTGAGCAGCAAAAAACTCCACTGGTACAAGCAGAGTGCCGGGGAAACTCTGAAATGTATTGTGACACTGTGGAAATCTACACAACCTCAGTATGCACCAGATGTTTCTGAATCACGATTGGAGGTAAAATATGATAAGAATTTTAGCAACCTGACCATTCTGAGTACAACCAAAGAAGATGAGGGAATGTATCACTGTGCTTTTATGGAGTGGAATGATAATCAATGGAGTGGGACATATTTGTTAGTAAAAGGTAATTATGTGATCTACTTTTATAAAGTATCATCAAGCATGTTGGATTTATATTTGAGATATACTGTACCTCAATGCTTCTTAAGCTTTCAAAAGAGAGCCCACACTTTTAACACACTTTTGTATTACACAGGAAACACTCAGAGGACATCAAACTATACTGTTGTTCAGTGGCCGACATTATCTGATCCAGTCCGTCCAGGAGACTCAGTGTCTTTTCAGTGTTCAATCCTCTCTGACTCTGAGGACAAGACGTGTCCAGGAGATGACAGTGTGTTCTGGTTCAGAGCCGGATCAGATAAATCTCATCCAGACATCATCTACACTGATGAAAGACAACATGACGGATGTGACAAGAGATCTGACACTCAGAAGAGTTGTGTTTATCGCTTCTCTAAGAACGTCAGCTCCTCTGATGCCGGGACTTACTATTGTGCTGTGGCCACATGTGGGGAGATATTATTTGGAGATGGAACTAAAGTGGAAATTGGTATGACCTGGCATTTAGTAATGGAAGTAATCCTCAAAATATGTTAATTACATCAggattgatgtgtttttttcttctttttctagtGCAAAGAACACATTCCGTATCTGTTGCAATGGGGATGTTAATAGTCTgcttgttcatttctgttgttgGAAATGTTGTCCTCATCTGTAACCGAAAAGTACATGAACAATATAAAGGTAAGTCTTGTAAGAGTATAAAATTGTTGCAAAAACTGttactgttacattttaaaattgttgaTCATATGTTACATTTACTTGTGCATTTTATATACAAGATCGGACAAGCTTTTACAATTGAGGTTAGGGTCAAATGGAGTTTGCCATGAACAATAGCAGCACTTTTTCTAAGGAAAAATGTCTAAGTTTCCACCGtgcttattgtttatttgtgtacATCATTAAACTCAGCCTCTAGCTATATTTTATTCAAATAATTAAAGTACATTGTTTACCCTTAGGGTttttatgttattatattatactcGTACTGGATTAAGTGAATGCATCTCTTAAATATTTAATAGTATGAtttaattcatgtttttttaatttagaagaACGACATGGCAACTTGCGCCAACCAGTACACGATATAGTAAGTGATGATACCaaattaattttattgtttttccattaaaatactgtatatttatatcactgtatacagtatatatacataaccttaactattttatattctgCACAGACT
Proteins encoded:
- the LOC116052657 gene encoding uncharacterized protein LOC116052657 encodes the protein MMMIVLWVTLLLLHQGYTLTPVTTVHLGEPATLTCVFSNKELSSKKLHWYKQSAGETLKCIVTLWKSTQPQYAPDVSESRLEVKYDKNFSNLTILSTTKEDEGMYHCAFMEWNDNQWSGTYLLVKGNTQRTSNYTVVQWPTLSDPVRPGDSVSFQCSILSDSEDKTCPGDDSVFWFRAGSDKSHPDIIYTDERQHDGCDKRSDTQKSCVYRFSKNVSSSDAGTYYCAVATCGEILFGDGTKVEIVQRTHSVSVAMGMLIVCLFISVVGNVVLICNRKVHEQYKGKSCKSIKLLQKLL